One Solibacillus isronensis genomic window carries:
- a CDS encoding metallophosphoesterase, whose amino-acid sequence MRILLGIVALAIYSGLTFYLGWNFRAWLLSIQQFRWPIVYWTVLFLVSYGYFIGKLHPLLTPFSVLGSYWMFFLQYGLILCIIANLIIKFTPLTTKLVGTGVVGLLIVLLIAGTYFAYSPVVRNATINIDKPGDDMRIVMASDFHLGLLSGKGHLDKFVALSNEQNPDLVLLPGDIVDDSPKRFVEKDMGEVMKNLKATYGVYGVLGNHEYYGNEIPEFKKEMAEANVKILMDETILVANRFYLTGREDATNENRLALKEMQPENENLPWFVMNHTPLDLDEPARLGVDFHVSGHTHRGQMWPNHLITERVFELDYGLLEKEQLHALVSSGFGFWGPPTRIGSRSELWVIDVKFSE is encoded by the coding sequence ATGCGTATACTTTTAGGCATAGTAGCATTAGCGATATATAGCGGCCTTACATTTTATCTTGGCTGGAATTTTAGGGCATGGCTGTTGTCGATTCAGCAATTTCGTTGGCCGATTGTTTATTGGACAGTGCTGTTTCTCGTATCATACGGTTATTTTATAGGAAAGCTCCATCCACTATTAACGCCATTCTCGGTGCTCGGCAGTTATTGGATGTTCTTTTTGCAGTACGGGCTCATTCTTTGTATCATTGCAAACTTAATTATTAAGTTTACACCGCTTACAACGAAACTGGTCGGTACAGGGGTTGTCGGTTTACTGATCGTTTTATTAATTGCAGGTACATATTTTGCATATTCTCCGGTAGTTCGAAATGCTACAATTAACATTGATAAGCCTGGGGACGATATGCGTATTGTTATGGCATCGGATTTCCACCTCGGTTTGTTGTCAGGGAAAGGGCATTTGGATAAGTTTGTTGCACTTTCAAATGAACAAAATCCCGATTTAGTCCTTCTTCCGGGTGATATTGTCGATGATAGTCCAAAGCGCTTTGTCGAAAAAGATATGGGCGAAGTGATGAAAAATTTAAAGGCGACATATGGTGTATACGGAGTACTGGGCAACCATGAATATTACGGCAATGAGATTCCTGAATTTAAAAAGGAAATGGCTGAGGCGAATGTTAAAATTTTAATGGATGAAACAATTTTAGTTGCGAATCGTTTTTATTTAACAGGGCGGGAAGATGCGACAAATGAAAACCGCTTAGCTTTAAAAGAGATGCAGCCTGAAAATGAAAACTTACCTTGGTTTGTCATGAACCATACACCGCTGGATTTGGATGAGCCAGCCCGTTTAGGTGTGGATTTTCATGTTTCCGGGCATACGCATCGCGGTCAAATGTGGCCAAACCATCTCATAACAGAAAGAGTTTTTGAGTTGGATTACGGTCTTCTTGAAAAAGAGCAGTTACATGCGCTTGTTTCGAGCGGCTTTGGTTTTTGGGGGCCTCCAACACGTATTGGCAGTCGCTCTGAATTATGGGTTATAGATGTAAAATTTAGCGAATAA
- a CDS encoding sensor histidine kinase: MKNNKLYLQLFLIFVVATAVSLIFTNGGRYLGKTFYESQNYNNEAENLVYEFSQYVFNTPTEEEFKVALTVSDEEMDDYRTYYGSLAEQIQNIKEQYSSEINATQDQEVIEAIEQERDAKIADIKKNFEDDEYVKEKILVIKKKAIQQKLKEIEREKKEVLSKYNHFAYEFKDEKTGEVYRNGDISEKSVFKKTVNNVGKNLSGLYPLNYYEYDSMGVLQDSYTLEQDLSDISGVVTVPASWIANTHISNEKSAFIITKYVYYSIILAGIISFILLMTSLEPTLEQFNRKFQLRELFERFPIDIRIVATLIATYFAFLFNGSFTRSIQTLIYHYTDNRSGFLTDFIVTGVISFALIVAIVFMVVSIWISLKGQRDVEKIWPETFTAKFVDGAISMFENRSIGMQSLILLLVVFLGGFGFAVVMTAGSFGVFLFYMFLFVVFFIPALYIFMRRMGYLNRIMQHTENMAHGRLTKDLKVKGKSPLARHAENLNGLREGVRNSMNEQAKSEQMKTELITNVSHDLRTPLTSIITYTDLLKNPSITEEERKKYIEILDAKSNRLKTLIEDLFEVSKMASGNVEITKQRIDLAQLLQQAVGEHGEDFAAANLDLRINIAEQPIYARVDGQKWWRVIDNLIINARKYSLEGTRVYVNLKSHEGNAELTVKNVAKYELNEEASQLIERFKRADTSRHTEGSGLGLAIAQSIVDLHDGQLDIAVDGDLFKVTVSIPTDK; encoded by the coding sequence ATGAAAAACAATAAATTATACCTCCAGCTTTTTCTTATATTTGTAGTAGCAACTGCAGTCAGTTTAATTTTTACTAATGGCGGTCGTTATTTAGGAAAAACTTTTTATGAATCGCAAAACTATAACAACGAGGCAGAGAACTTGGTATACGAGTTCTCGCAATATGTGTTTAACACGCCGACGGAAGAGGAATTTAAAGTGGCTTTAACAGTATCGGATGAGGAAATGGACGATTACCGTACATATTACGGCTCCCTTGCTGAGCAAATTCAAAATATTAAAGAGCAGTATTCAAGCGAAATAAATGCAACACAAGATCAGGAAGTAATCGAGGCGATTGAACAAGAACGTGATGCCAAAATTGCCGACATTAAGAAAAACTTTGAAGATGATGAGTATGTAAAAGAAAAAATACTAGTAATTAAGAAAAAAGCAATTCAGCAGAAGCTAAAAGAAATTGAAAGAGAAAAGAAAGAAGTTTTGAGCAAATACAATCACTTTGCTTATGAATTTAAAGATGAAAAAACCGGAGAAGTTTACCGTAATGGCGATATTAGTGAAAAGAGTGTCTTTAAAAAAACAGTTAACAATGTAGGAAAAAACCTCTCAGGTCTCTATCCGCTTAATTATTATGAGTATGATAGCATGGGGGTTCTGCAAGATAGCTATACACTTGAGCAGGATTTATCGGATATTTCGGGTGTTGTAACAGTGCCGGCTAGTTGGATCGCAAACACTCATATAAGCAATGAAAAAAGTGCGTTTATCATTACGAAATATGTGTATTACAGCATTATTCTTGCTGGAATCATCAGTTTTATTTTATTAATGACATCTTTAGAACCAACACTTGAGCAATTCAATCGTAAGTTCCAACTACGTGAACTATTTGAACGTTTCCCTATTGATATTCGAATCGTAGCAACTCTTATTGCAACATACTTTGCATTTTTATTTAATGGTTCTTTTACAAGATCCATCCAGACGCTAATTTATCACTATACGGATAATCGTTCGGGTTTTCTTACGGATTTTATCGTAACAGGCGTTATCAGTTTTGCGCTTATTGTCGCAATCGTCTTTATGGTTGTTTCAATATGGATAAGTTTAAAAGGGCAGCGTGATGTGGAAAAAATCTGGCCGGAGACATTTACGGCGAAGTTTGTAGATGGTGCCATCTCAATGTTTGAAAATCGTTCAATCGGGATGCAGTCACTAATATTGCTTCTTGTTGTTTTCCTTGGAGGCTTTGGATTTGCCGTTGTTATGACAGCGGGAAGTTTCGGTGTTTTCCTGTTCTATATGTTTTTATTTGTAGTGTTCTTCATTCCGGCACTTTACATTTTTATGCGTCGTATGGGCTACCTGAACCGTATTATGCAGCATACTGAAAACATGGCGCATGGCCGTCTTACAAAGGATTTGAAAGTGAAAGGGAAATCTCCGTTAGCGAGACATGCCGAAAATTTAAATGGGCTTCGTGAAGGTGTCCGTAACAGTATGAATGAGCAGGCAAAAAGTGAGCAGATGAAAACAGAGCTGATTACGAATGTCAGCCATGATTTGCGTACACCGCTCACATCGATTATTACGTATACGGATTTACTGAAAAATCCGTCGATCACTGAGGAAGAGCGAAAAAAATATATCGAGATTTTAGATGCGAAATCGAATCGTTTAAAAACATTAATTGAAGATTTATTTGAAGTATCGAAAATGGCAAGCGGCAATGTAGAAATTACGAAACAGCGCATCGACTTAGCACAACTGTTGCAGCAGGCGGTCGGTGAGCATGGCGAAGACTTTGCAGCAGCCAATTTGGATTTACGTATCAATATTGCGGAGCAGCCGATTTATGCTCGTGTGGACGGGCAAAAGTGGTGGCGTGTAATTGATAACTTAATTATTAACGCACGGAAATATTCGTTGGAAGGCACACGTGTTTACGTCAATTTGAAGTCGCATGAAGGCAATGCGGAATTGACTGTGAAAAATGTAGCGAAATACGAGCTGAACGAGGAAGCATCCCAATTAATCGAGCGTTTCAAACGTGCCGATACATCACGTCATACAGAAGGCTCAGGGCTAGGGCTGGCGATTGCACAGTCAATTGTTGATTTGCATGACGGACAATTGGACATCGCAGTTGATGGGGATCTGTTTAAAGTGACTGTTAGTATCCCAACAGATAAATAA
- a CDS encoding response regulator transcription factor, translating into MNQLTVLVTDDDQDIRDGIEIYLKNEGYRVLKAADGLEAIELLEQNEVHCIILDIMMPNMDGITATFKIRAERNIPIIMLSAKAEQTDKIHGLSVGADDYITKPFHPLELMARVKSQLRRYVNLGTVGEPAPLVEGLELDAAAREIRVDGEPVKLTPTEYKITELLLKNAGRVYSISDIYELVWNEPAYNAENIVAVHIRKIREKIEADPKNPRYLKVVWGLGYKIEK; encoded by the coding sequence ATGAATCAGCTGACGGTGCTCGTTACAGATGACGATCAGGATATCCGGGACGGCATAGAAATTTATTTGAAAAATGAAGGATACCGGGTGTTAAAAGCGGCAGACGGGCTTGAGGCAATCGAACTGCTTGAACAAAATGAAGTACACTGCATTATTTTAGACATTATGATGCCGAATATGGATGGGATTACCGCCACATTCAAAATTCGTGCAGAACGCAATATCCCGATTATTATGCTCAGTGCAAAGGCGGAACAAACCGATAAAATCCACGGGCTTTCAGTAGGGGCGGACGATTATATTACAAAGCCGTTCCACCCGCTTGAACTGATGGCACGCGTAAAGTCGCAGCTACGACGCTATGTGAACCTCGGCACGGTAGGAGAACCCGCTCCGCTTGTCGAAGGACTTGAGCTGGATGCTGCGGCGCGGGAAATCCGTGTGGACGGAGAGCCTGTCAAACTGACACCGACCGAGTATAAAATAACCGAGCTTCTATTAAAGAATGCGGGGCGCGTCTATTCGATCAGCGATATTTATGAGCTCGTATGGAATGAACCTGCTTATAATGCCGAAAATATTGTTGCCGTGCATATTCGCAAAATCCGAGAAAAAATTGAAGCAGATCCGAAAAACCCCCGTTATTTGAAAGTAGTTTGGGGATTGGGTTATAAAATTGAAAAGTAA
- a CDS encoding DMT family transporter yields the protein MNILPYLFVLLAAMLWGTVGTTQTFLSEGISSFAVAGVRSGIGGGVLLLAVLLMKKISFRNWSWKWTILAAIAIALFQSLFFTSVRFTGVAVGTVVTIGSAPVFAGFIEWVFWKVRPTLVWAIATVLAIVGCLLLFMNQGETAINPLGIGLALAAGSMFALYTNVSKQLMKREETLPAVAMTFSICALFLLPLAAKDGFGWLTEGVNIWPILFMALAATSLAYILFLGGLKKISSSAAVTLSLAEPLTAALLGVFLVGEHLTFVAWIGVSLLLGGIVVLTFGTKKAAS from the coding sequence GTGAATATTTTACCGTATCTGTTTGTGCTGCTGGCCGCAATGCTTTGGGGGACGGTCGGAACAACACAAACTTTTTTATCGGAAGGGATTTCTTCGTTTGCGGTAGCGGGTGTAAGGTCTGGTATTGGCGGTGGGGTGCTGTTGCTGGCGGTCCTTTTAATGAAAAAAATCTCGTTCCGTAACTGGTCATGGAAGTGGACCATTTTAGCCGCTATTGCGATAGCTTTATTCCAAAGTCTGTTTTTCACTTCTGTCCGCTTTACAGGAGTTGCAGTAGGGACGGTTGTAACAATCGGAAGTGCGCCAGTATTTGCGGGATTCATCGAGTGGGTGTTTTGGAAAGTTCGGCCAACCCTCGTATGGGCAATTGCGACAGTGCTTGCCATTGTCGGCTGTTTATTATTGTTTATGAATCAAGGTGAGACGGCGATTAACCCGCTTGGCATTGGGCTGGCATTGGCTGCTGGATCCATGTTTGCGCTTTATACGAATGTGAGTAAGCAGTTGATGAAACGAGAAGAAACATTGCCTGCTGTTGCCATGACATTTTCGATTTGTGCATTATTTTTATTGCCGCTTGCAGCGAAAGACGGTTTTGGATGGCTGACAGAAGGCGTAAATATTTGGCCGATCCTTTTTATGGCACTTGCTGCTACAAGTTTGGCATACATATTATTTTTAGGCGGCTTAAAGAAAATCAGTTCGTCAGCCGCAGTGACATTGAGCTTAGCCGAACCTTTAACAGCCGCATTACTCGGTGTGTTTTTAGTAGGGGAACATTTAACATTTGTTGCATGGATCGGTGTTAGTTTATTATTAGGTGGAATAGTTGTGCTAACATTTGGCACAAAGAAAGCTGCTTCATAG
- a CDS encoding DNA-binding protein, translating into MYKTVEQTAADIGMPEHQVLQYIYAGRIKAVHDGEHFLINSAQFDTYHQQLERIKEEIEIWRNTPIPEDIDIKDED; encoded by the coding sequence ATGTATAAAACGGTTGAACAAACTGCAGCAGATATAGGCATGCCTGAACATCAGGTTTTACAGTACATTTATGCTGGTCGCATTAAAGCAGTGCATGATGGTGAACACTTTTTAATTAATAGTGCGCAATTTGATACGTACCATCAGCAACTCGAACGAATTAAAGAAGAAATCGAAATCTGGAGGAACACACCGATTCCTGAAGATATCGATATAAAAGATGAAGACTAA